A region from the Prosthecobacter algae genome encodes:
- the rpmF gene encoding 50S ribosomal protein L32, with protein MANPKRRQSKSRQRLRQGAKRWRAPVLKTCPECGTSVPGHVACPSCGYYKGRQVLNITAGE; from the coding sequence ATGGCCAATCCAAAACGCAGACAATCCAAGAGCCGTCAACGCCTCCGTCAGGGAGCTAAACGCTGGCGCGCCCCCGTCCTCAAGACCTGCCCAGAGTGCGGCACGTCCGTTCCTGGCCATGTGGCCTGCCCTTCCTGCGGCTACTACAAAGGCCGCCAGGTGCTGAACATCACCGCTGGCGAGTAA